Proteins encoded within one genomic window of Pseudocalidococcus azoricus BACA0444:
- a CDS encoding DUF5340 domain-containing protein, which yields MHPPSSTTPTIPLPSHIHYELLLQLLEQQSLPSLPPGSPSYTQVQQIIIQLRKAFAVQKNLEHECEQIGWGVDYRWSLTQPTGRAS from the coding sequence GTGCATCCACCATCTTCAACTACGCCGACAATTCCCTTGCCTTCCCACATCCACTATGAATTATTACTCCAGCTTTTAGAACAACAGTCTCTTCCCAGTTTGCCCCCCGGCAGCCCCAGCTATACCCAAGTTCAGCAGATTATCATTCAGTTACGGAAAGCTTTTGCTGTTCAGAAAAATCTTGAGCATGAATGTGAACAAATCGGCTGGGGCGTAGATTATCGCTGGTCATTAACCCAACCCACGGGGCGAGCTTCATAA